From Gopherus flavomarginatus isolate rGopFla2 chromosome 7, rGopFla2.mat.asm, whole genome shotgun sequence, the proteins below share one genomic window:
- the LOC127055389 gene encoding NADH dehydrogenase [ubiquinone] 1 alpha subcomplex subunit 3-like, whose protein sequence is TSAAAAGGKIAALSKIGAFLKNAWAKEPVITVSFAIGILAAVTPLLSPYAKYSGLVNRATPYVYPVPVRDDDNMPDIPSHPCDKEGPTLDWLKKL, encoded by the coding sequence ACATCTGCTGCAGCGGCGGGAGGGAAGATAGCGGCGCTGAGCAAGATCGGCGCCTTCCTGAAGAACGCGTGGGCCAAGGAGCCCGTCATCACCGTGTCCTTCGCCATCGGCATCCTGGCCGCGGTCACGCCGCTGCTCAGCCCCTACGCGAAGTACTCCGGCCTGGTCAACCGAGCGACGCCCTACGTGTACCCAGTGCCTGTGCGAGATGATGACAACATGCCCgacatcccctcccacccctgcgaCAAGGAGGGGCCCACCCTGGACTGGCTGAAGAAGCTGTGA